The genomic DNA ATCACTCAAGGAGGATCTCGCCGATTGCCTATGGTACCCGACCCTCTCGCTCGGGGAGGAGAAGGTCTCAACGTCAATAATCGTACCAGAGAATGTGGCAAGAAAGTCTTAGAACTGGTAAGAATGAAACTGACGTCCCATTGGACAGTTATTTGATTCTTGTACGTTTAGGCGTGGAACGATGGGCTTGAGCCACTGAAGCTATCACAGATATGTTTGTATTACGTTTCATGTCATTTTCAGTGCTGTTTTTCAGAAAAGTTGACACTTTTGCCTTTAAATTTTCTAATGAGGCTGTCTCCTTTTTTGCATAGCTAACTAATAGCCAGCTGTTGTTTTTCAGGTGTTTCGTTCCAGAGTTGCGTTGACCACACACGTGACGTCCAACTAAGACCGTATGCGAGTATGTTATCACTGAAGGAGGATCTCGCCGATTGCTTGCGCCGACACATCGCCGGCACGGTGCCGGGCAGCGTCGTAACAGGAACGACTCTACGTGAATACGAAAGCGAAGTGAAGCGAATTCGCACGAAATATGCGACGCCTCCTCGAGTCGTCACCGACGAagaattcgccgtcgtcgagcgcgaagtcgacggcgagctGTTCGCTTGGAGTCGAAAGGCGGTCGAGAAGTGCAtcgatcgactcgacgacggcgccgaaaCCGACGTTCTTCTCGCAACCTTCGACCAATTGACGTGCACGCTCTTCCTGCCGCTTTTCACCAACAAGCTCTGTTACGACGCGTCAGCGCACTTTGAGAAGTGCGGGGGCGTTCCCAAGCTTATGTCGGTTATACGGGCGTCTTACGAAAGATGCAAACGCACTGGAGCCGATATCGATGTGAAGGTATGCGCACGAGCGACGCGCACGATGGTGTCGTTCGGGAACGATGATGGTCGAGTCGAGGCGTCCGCCGAAGGAGGATTTCTTGCACTTGCTGTTGAAATGCTCAGAAGTGCACCTTCAAATAGAATCAAGGGACAGTGCTTGCGTGCTCTTTGCGCTTATACGGATAACAGTGCATGGCAAGTGAGTGCCATAGTATGGGACTGGAGATGAATCTGAGTTTTCCTTGCTATTGTAGATCTTTGTTGCTCAAGCTGGGGCTTTTGAGCCTTTTCTCGACTATGCCACGTCTGGTTTGGTTCGGCTGATCGAGGCAGAGTGTGCGGTAGCTGGACTGACCTGCTGCTCCGCCAATCCTCGTGTTTTGGATTTTTTATTGAGTGTAAATGCCGCTGAGCGGCTAGCTGCCTTTGCCAGCAGTGTAGCTGAAGTTTACAGAGACGAGTGTGCGTCCTACACCTTCTACTTTCACGGGGTCAATATAATGAAGTCCCTTCCCACTCACATATCTTATTTGTGCTGGGTTGGCATCTCTCAGATCTTGCATCAATTGAATGCAAGACACTGGAGACAGAGCCTGAGGCAGCTGAGGAAAATCCGAATCAGTGGCAAGACAGCAAATCTCCGTGACTGGTTCCAATTGAGACCAGTATCCACACAGGAAAGAGAATATCTCGTATCCACACGGCAATTTGTAACTAGCCACATTCCAGAGGAGGTTATTTAATGCTACTAATTTCCATCTCATTttgtgtgacgtcatttgtttTAGATTCGTTTTGCTGACGACAATCGATACCATTGGCCATGCTTGACGCCCTTTACGTCGCTCCTCTGGTGCGTGCACGCCGAGGCGAGGGAGATGGGAGCATTTTCTCTTGCCAATCTATGCCACGGTGGAGAAAATCGTGACGTCgttcaaagagaagaggGAAGGAGTTTGGGTCCAATTCAGCTTGCCTGTTGGGAAATGATGGAACCTCACGGTCTCAGCATTGAAAATCGTACTAGGGAATGGGGCAAGAAAGTCTTAGAACTGGTAAGAATGAAACTGACGTCTAATTAGACAGTTATTTGATGCTCATTTAGGCATGGAACGATGGACTTGAGCCGCCCAAGCTATCACAGATATGTTCGTATTTTGTTTCATGCCATTTTCAGTGTTGTTTTTCAGACAAGTTGACGCTTTTGCCTCTAAATCTCCTAATGaggctttctccttttctgtACAATTTATAGTCAACTGTTGTTATTTTTCATGTGTCCCAGACGACCACGTGTCACTGACTAAGGACCTTTCGGGCAGTATATCCGGTTTCGGGCGCTCGCGTGCCGAGTCTTGCTTTTGAACTGGGCCAAATTTGGCGTTGTGGCATCTGAATCTGAAGCATTTGAAGC from Oscarella lobularis chromosome 11, ooOscLobu1.1, whole genome shotgun sequence includes the following:
- the LOC136193354 gene encoding uncharacterized protein, which codes for MLSLKEDLADCLRRHIAGTVPGSVVTGTTLREYESEVKRIRTKYATPPRVVTDEEFAVVEREVDGELFAWSRKAVEKCIDRLDDGAETDVLLATFDQLTCTLFLPLFTNKLCYDASAHFEKCGGVPKLMSVIRASYERCKRTGADIDVKVCARATRTMVSFGNDDGRVEASAEGGFLALAVEMLRSAPSNRIKGQCLRALCAYTDNSAWQIFVAQAGAFEPFLDYATSGLVRLIEAECAVAGLTCCSANPRVLDFLLSVNAAERLAAFASSVAEVYRDECASYTFYFHGVNIMKSLPTHISYLCWVGISQILHQLNARHWRQSLRQLRKIRISGKTANLRDWFQLRPVSTQEREYLVSTRQFVTSHIPEEIRFADDNRYHWPCLTPFTSLLWCVHAEAREMGAFSLANLCHGGENRDVVQREEGRSLGPIQLACWEMMEPHGLSIENRTREWGKKVLELAWNDGLEPPKLSQICSYFVSCHFQCCFSDKLTLLPLNLLMRLSPFLYNL